The following are encoded in a window of Kitasatospora sp. NBC_01250 genomic DNA:
- a CDS encoding DUF6167 family protein, with amino-acid sequence MVRRIFWMTVGAGAAVWAMNKANEATRRLTPDSLSGAAARSALHLGDTAKRFALEVRAGMAEREEQLRADLGLDGTAVVEPPARRAARAIEAAPGPGQVAALPPSRVITPYVIASTPRQLEQRRDKHP; translated from the coding sequence GTGGTACGTCGCATCTTCTGGATGACGGTCGGCGCCGGCGCCGCCGTCTGGGCCATGAACAAGGCCAACGAGGCCACCCGCCGGCTCACCCCTGACAGCCTCTCGGGCGCCGCCGCCCGCAGCGCGCTGCACCTGGGCGACACGGCCAAGCGCTTCGCCCTGGAGGTCCGGGCCGGCATGGCCGAGCGCGAGGAGCAGCTGCGGGCCGACCTCGGCCTGGACGGCACCGCGGTGGTCGAGCCACCCGCCCGCCGCGCGGCGCGAGCTATCGAGGCGGCACCGGGCCCAGGCCAGGTCGCCGCCCTGCCCCCGTCGCGCGTCATCACCCCCTATGTCATCGCGTCAACGCCCCGTCAGCTCGAGCAGCGCCGGGACAAGCACCCTTAA
- a CDS encoding DUF948 domain-containing protein: MSVGELAGLLVAVGWVVLVTLLAVVLVRLSKVLREATVLVSAVTEQAVPLLSDASAAVRSAQEQLERVDDITANVQDAAANANALSSTVAATLGGPLVKMAAFSYGVRKAVGRQQAGLTVPAQSSEREALAQLIRAEVRAATAPRGGLLSRVRRAVKG, from the coding sequence GTGTCCGTGGGAGAGCTGGCCGGCCTACTGGTTGCCGTGGGCTGGGTCGTGCTGGTCACCCTGCTCGCCGTCGTCCTGGTCCGCCTGTCCAAGGTGTTGCGCGAGGCCACCGTGCTGGTCTCGGCCGTCACCGAGCAGGCCGTCCCGTTGCTCTCCGACGCCAGCGCCGCCGTGCGCAGCGCCCAGGAGCAGCTGGAGCGGGTCGACGACATCACCGCCAACGTGCAGGACGCCGCCGCCAACGCCAACGCGCTCTCCTCCACCGTGGCCGCCACCCTGGGCGGACCGCTGGTCAAGATGGCGGCGTTCAGCTACGGCGTGCGCAAGGCCGTCGGCCGCCAGCAGGCCGGGCTGACCGTGCCCGCGCAGAGCAGCGAGCGCGAGGCGCTGGCCCAGCTGATCCGTGCCGAGGTGCGGGCCGCCACCGCCCCCAGGGGCGGGCTGCTCTCCCGCGTCCGGCGAGCCGTGAAGGGCTGA
- the rpsD gene encoding 30S ribosomal protein S4 yields the protein MANQKRPKVKIARALGVPLTPKSVKYFEARPYPPGQHGRGRKQNSDYKVRLLEKQRLRAQYDLSEKQMARAFDRAKKAEGKTGEALVAELETRLDSLVLRSGIARTIYQARQMVVHGHIEVNGGKVNKPSFQMKPGYVVTVKEKSKEKVPFQVAREGGYAGEGQTPKYLEVNLKALAFRLDRAPQRREVPVICDEQLVVEYYSR from the coding sequence ATGGCGAACCAGAAGCGTCCCAAGGTCAAGATCGCGCGTGCTCTTGGCGTGCCGCTGACCCCGAAGTCCGTCAAGTACTTCGAGGCCCGCCCGTACCCGCCCGGCCAGCACGGCCGTGGCCGCAAGCAGAACTCGGACTACAAGGTCCGTCTGCTCGAGAAGCAGCGTCTGCGCGCCCAGTACGACCTGAGCGAGAAGCAGATGGCCCGCGCGTTCGACCGCGCGAAGAAGGCCGAGGGCAAGACCGGTGAGGCGCTGGTCGCCGAGCTCGAGACCCGTCTCGACTCGCTGGTGCTGCGTTCGGGCATCGCCCGGACCATCTACCAGGCCCGCCAGATGGTCGTGCACGGTCACATCGAGGTCAACGGCGGCAAGGTCAACAAGCCGTCGTTCCAGATGAAGCCGGGCTACGTCGTCACGGTCAAGGAGAAGTCCAAGGAGAAGGTCCCGTTCCAGGTCGCCCGTGAGGGTGGCTACGCGGGTGAGGGCCAGACCCCGAAGTACCTCGAGGTCAACCTCAAGGCCCTGGCCTTCCGCCTGGACCGCGCCCCGCAGCGTCGTGAGGTCCCCGTGATCTGCGACGAGCAGCTGGTCGTCGAGTACTACTCGCGCTGA
- a CDS encoding replication-associated recombination protein A: MDEPDLFTAAAEDRQAQEPGRAPLAVRMRPRTLDEVAGQRHLLADGSPLRRLVAGSRGPAATSSVILWGPPGTGKTTLAHVISQAVEGRFVELSAITAGVKEVRAVIEGARRAVGMSGKETVLFLDEIHRFSKAQQDSLLPAVENRWVTLIAATTENPYFSVISPLLSRSLLLTLQSLTDEDIRALLRRAAADERGLAGSVVLGQEAEDHLVRLAGGDARRALTTLEAAAGAALEQGEAELTLATTETAVNQAAVRYDKDGDQHYDVASALIKSIRGSDVDATLHYLARMIEAGEDPRFIARRLMISASEDIGLADPTALPTAVAAAQAVALIGFPEARIILSQAAIALALAPKSNAAYLAIDAALADVRQGLAGAVPPHLRDGHYAGAAKLGHAQGYQYPHDLPGGIAAQQYAPDTVHGKAYYQPTRHGGEARYADIVEWTRARLKGERPKPSGE, translated from the coding sequence GTGGACGAACCGGACCTCTTCACCGCAGCCGCCGAGGACCGCCAGGCGCAGGAGCCCGGGCGCGCCCCGCTGGCGGTGCGGATGCGCCCGCGCACCCTGGACGAGGTGGCCGGGCAGCGCCACCTGCTGGCCGACGGCTCACCGCTGCGGCGGCTGGTGGCCGGCTCGCGCGGGCCGGCGGCGACCAGCTCGGTGATCCTCTGGGGGCCGCCCGGCACGGGCAAGACCACCCTCGCGCACGTGATCAGCCAGGCCGTGGAGGGCCGCTTCGTCGAGCTGTCCGCGATCACCGCCGGGGTCAAGGAGGTGCGCGCGGTGATCGAGGGCGCGCGCCGCGCGGTGGGCATGAGCGGCAAGGAGACGGTGCTCTTCCTGGACGAGATCCACCGCTTCTCCAAGGCCCAGCAGGACTCGTTGCTGCCCGCCGTGGAGAACCGCTGGGTCACCCTGATCGCCGCCACCACCGAGAACCCGTACTTCTCGGTGATCTCCCCGCTGCTCTCCCGCTCCCTGCTGCTGACCCTGCAGTCGCTCACCGACGAGGACATCCGCGCCCTGCTGCGCCGCGCGGCGGCCGACGAGCGCGGCCTGGCCGGCAGCGTGGTCCTCGGCCAGGAGGCCGAGGACCACCTGGTGCGCCTGGCCGGCGGCGACGCCCGGCGGGCGCTGACCACGCTGGAGGCGGCGGCCGGGGCCGCGCTGGAGCAGGGCGAGGCCGAGCTCACCCTGGCCACCACCGAGACCGCCGTCAACCAGGCCGCGGTGCGGTACGACAAGGACGGCGACCAGCACTACGACGTGGCCAGTGCGCTGATCAAGTCGATCCGGGGCAGCGACGTGGACGCCACCCTGCACTACCTGGCCCGGATGATCGAGGCGGGGGAGGACCCGCGGTTCATCGCCCGGCGCCTGATGATCTCCGCCAGCGAGGACATCGGCCTGGCCGACCCGACCGCGCTGCCCACCGCCGTCGCGGCGGCCCAGGCGGTGGCGCTGATCGGGTTCCCCGAGGCCCGGATCATCCTCTCCCAGGCCGCCATCGCGCTGGCCCTCGCGCCCAAGTCCAACGCCGCCTACCTGGCCATCGACGCGGCGCTGGCCGACGTGCGCCAGGGCCTGGCCGGCGCCGTTCCGCCGCACCTGCGCGACGGCCACTACGCCGGCGCCGCCAAGCTGGGCCACGCGCAGGGCTACCAGTACCCGCACGACCTGCCCGGCGGCATCGCCGCCCAGCAGTACGCGCCGGACACGGTGCACGGCAAGGCCTACTACCAGCCGACCCGGCACGGCGGCGAGGCCCGGTACGCGGACATCGTGGAGTGGACCAGGGCCCGCCTCAAGGGGGAGCGGCCCAAGCCCTCGGGTGAGTGA
- the ppk2 gene encoding polyphosphate kinase 2 encodes MSDQPARQPRLAKAPYETELLRLQNELVKLQEWVRVEGVRLVVVFEGRDAAGKGGVIKRVTEYLNPRVARIAALPAPTERQRGQWYFQRYVEQLPAKGEIVLFDRSWYNRAGVEKVMGFCTDEEYWQFLHQCPTFERMLIEAGIELRKYWFSVSDTEQERRFQSRLDDPMRRWKLSPMDTESISRWEDYSRAKDEMFVYTDIPESPWNVVESDDKRRARINMIAHLLSTLPYTDVTKPPVALPPRPASKGYQRPPRDLQKYVPDHAAALREVKLPTGRRKHKHKHD; translated from the coding sequence ATGTCCGACCAGCCCGCCAGGCAGCCGCGTCTTGCCAAGGCGCCCTATGAGACCGAACTGCTCAGGCTGCAGAACGAGTTGGTGAAGCTGCAGGAGTGGGTGCGGGTCGAGGGGGTGCGCCTCGTGGTGGTCTTCGAGGGGCGCGATGCGGCGGGCAAGGGCGGCGTCATCAAACGGGTGACCGAGTACCTCAACCCGCGCGTGGCCCGGATCGCCGCGCTGCCCGCCCCCACCGAGCGCCAGCGCGGCCAGTGGTACTTCCAGCGCTACGTGGAGCAGCTGCCGGCGAAGGGCGAGATCGTCCTGTTCGACCGCAGCTGGTACAACCGGGCCGGGGTGGAGAAGGTGATGGGCTTCTGCACCGACGAGGAGTACTGGCAGTTCCTGCACCAGTGCCCGACCTTCGAGCGGATGCTCATCGAGGCCGGCATCGAGCTGCGCAAGTACTGGTTCTCGGTCAGCGACACCGAGCAGGAGCGCCGGTTCCAGTCCCGGCTGGACGACCCGATGCGGCGCTGGAAGCTCTCCCCGATGGACACCGAGTCGATCAGCCGGTGGGAGGACTACTCGCGGGCCAAGGACGAGATGTTCGTCTACACCGACATCCCCGAGTCGCCGTGGAACGTGGTGGAGAGCGACGACAAGCGCCGGGCCCGGATCAACATGATCGCCCACCTGCTCTCCACGCTCCCCTACACCGACGTCACCAAGCCGCCCGTCGCCCTGCCCCCGCGCCCGGCCTCCAAGGGCTACCAGCGTCCCCCGCGCGATCTGCAGAAGTACGTCCCGGACCACGCCGCCGCGCTGCGCGAGGTCAAGCTCCCGACGGGCCGGCGCAAGCACAAGCACAAGCACGACTGA
- a CDS encoding GNAT family N-acetyltransferase has product MKVRTRVEEPADAPAVRRVHMAAFPGPEEADLVDALRRDPAWLPGLSVVAVDGGGLVVAHALLTRLRVGRGKGLALAPVAVAPECQRRGVGERVVRAALEFAEEAGERLVVVLGDPAYYGRFGFTPAARHGVTGPFEVPEEVFQVLPLTAYDGNPRGHCGYPEPFEAAAVGS; this is encoded by the coding sequence GTGAAAGTACGCACCAGAGTCGAGGAGCCCGCGGACGCGCCCGCCGTCAGACGGGTGCACATGGCAGCCTTCCCCGGCCCCGAGGAGGCCGACCTGGTGGACGCGCTGCGCCGGGACCCGGCCTGGCTGCCGGGCCTGTCCGTGGTGGCCGTCGACGGCGGCGGGCTGGTGGTGGCGCACGCGCTCCTCACCCGGCTGAGGGTCGGCCGGGGCAAGGGCCTGGCGCTGGCCCCGGTCGCGGTGGCGCCCGAGTGCCAGCGCCGCGGGGTCGGCGAGCGGGTGGTGCGGGCCGCGCTGGAGTTCGCCGAGGAGGCGGGGGAGCGGCTGGTCGTGGTGCTCGGCGACCCCGCCTACTACGGCCGGTTCGGGTTCACCCCGGCGGCCCGGCACGGGGTCACCGGGCCGTTCGAGGTCCCGGAGGAGGTCTTCCAGGTGCTGCCGCTGACGGCCTACGACGGCAACCCGCGCGGGCACTGCGGCTACCCCGAGCCGTTCGAGGCGGCGGCCGTCGGGAGCTGA
- the aspS gene encoding aspartate--tRNA ligase, producing the protein MIRTHDAGTLRAEHAGATVTLAGWVARRRDHGGVAFIDLRDASGTVQVVVRDLESVHGLRAEYCVKVVGDVRVRPEGNENPDIPTGAVEVVVSAIEVLSEAAPLPFQVAEYEPGTVNEEVRLRYRYLDLRREGPARALRLRSKVNNIIRRVMEENDFLDIETPYLTRSTPEGARDFLVPVRLQPGHWYALPQSPQLFKQLLMVAGMERYYQIARCFRDEDFRADRQPEFTQLDIEASFVDQEDILALGEKLVAAVWREVHGYEIPNPLPRMSYADAMSRYGSDKPDVRFGQELTDLTEYFKGTEFRVFQAPYVGAVVMPGGASQPRKALDAWQDWAKARGARGLAYVIIDAETGELRGPVAKNLSAEHLAGLADAVGAKNGDAVFFAAGKATASQELLGAARLEIGRRCELIDESQWAFLWVVDFPMFEPIEDDKGVFQGWHAVHHPFTAPTAESLATFDTDPGSALSNAYDLVLNGSELGGGSIRIHQRDVQKRAFDAIGLSEEEAQSQFGFLLDAFNYGPPPHGGVAFGLDRIVTLLGGYDTIRDVIAFPKTSTGGDPLTGAPTPITPAQRREAGVDAKPKSEAPQES; encoded by the coding sequence GTGATCCGCACGCACGACGCGGGCACCCTCCGCGCGGAGCACGCCGGAGCGACCGTCACCCTGGCCGGCTGGGTCGCTCGCCGCCGCGACCACGGCGGGGTGGCCTTCATCGACCTGCGCGACGCCTCCGGCACTGTGCAGGTCGTGGTCCGCGACCTGGAGTCGGTGCACGGCCTGCGCGCCGAGTACTGCGTCAAGGTGGTCGGTGACGTCCGGGTCCGCCCCGAGGGCAACGAGAACCCGGACATCCCGACCGGTGCGGTCGAGGTCGTGGTCAGCGCGATCGAGGTGCTCTCCGAGGCCGCGCCGCTGCCCTTCCAGGTCGCCGAGTACGAGCCCGGCACGGTCAACGAGGAGGTCCGGCTGCGCTACCGCTACCTGGACCTGCGCCGTGAGGGCCCGGCCCGCGCGCTGCGGCTGCGCTCGAAGGTGAACAACATCATCCGCCGGGTGATGGAGGAGAACGACTTCCTCGACATCGAGACGCCGTACCTGACCCGCTCCACCCCCGAGGGTGCCCGCGACTTCCTGGTCCCGGTCCGCCTGCAGCCCGGTCACTGGTACGCCCTGCCGCAGTCGCCGCAGCTCTTCAAGCAGCTGCTCATGGTGGCCGGCATGGAGCGGTACTACCAGATCGCCCGCTGCTTCCGCGACGAGGACTTCCGCGCCGACCGGCAGCCGGAGTTCACCCAGCTGGACATCGAGGCCTCGTTCGTCGACCAGGAGGACATCCTGGCCCTCGGCGAGAAGCTGGTCGCCGCCGTCTGGCGCGAGGTGCACGGGTACGAGATCCCCAACCCGCTGCCCCGGATGAGCTACGCGGACGCCATGAGCCGCTACGGCTCCGACAAGCCGGACGTCCGCTTCGGCCAGGAACTCACCGACCTCACCGAGTACTTCAAGGGCACCGAGTTCCGGGTCTTCCAGGCGCCGTACGTCGGCGCCGTGGTGATGCCCGGCGGCGCCTCGCAGCCGCGCAAGGCGCTGGACGCCTGGCAGGACTGGGCCAAGGCGCGCGGCGCCCGCGGCCTGGCCTACGTGATCATCGACGCGGAGACCGGCGAGCTGCGCGGCCCGGTGGCCAAGAACCTCTCGGCCGAGCACCTGGCGGGCCTGGCGGACGCGGTCGGCGCCAAGAACGGCGACGCGGTCTTCTTCGCGGCCGGCAAGGCCACCGCCTCGCAGGAGCTGCTGGGCGCCGCCCGTCTGGAGATCGGCCGCCGCTGCGAGCTGATCGACGAGTCCCAGTGGGCCTTCCTCTGGGTCGTCGACTTCCCGATGTTCGAGCCGATCGAGGACGACAAGGGCGTCTTCCAGGGCTGGCACGCGGTGCACCACCCGTTCACCGCGCCCACCGCCGAGTCGCTGGCGACCTTCGACACCGACCCGGGCAGCGCCCTGTCCAACGCCTACGACCTGGTGCTCAACGGCTCGGAGCTGGGCGGCGGTTCGATCCGTATCCACCAGCGGGACGTGCAGAAGCGGGCCTTCGACGCGATCGGGCTCTCCGAGGAGGAGGCGCAGTCGCAGTTCGGCTTCCTGCTCGACGCCTTCAACTACGGCCCGCCGCCGCACGGCGGGGTGGCCTTCGGCCTGGACCGGATCGTCACGCTGCTGGGCGGCTACGACACGATCCGCGACGTCATCGCCTTCCCGAAGACGTCCACCGGTGGCGACCCGCTGACCGGGGCGCCGACCCCGATCACCCCGGCCCAGCGCCGCGAGGCCGGTGTCGACGCCAAGCCGAAGTCCGAGGCTCCGCAGGAGTCCTGA
- the hisS gene encoding histidine--tRNA ligase — protein MSTFTAPKGTYDLLPPSSATFLAVRQALAAPLRRAGYGYIETPVFEDVKLFSRGVGESTDIVTKEMFTLTKRGKEDLALRPEGTASVVRAVLEGNLHKLGNLPVKVWYSGNFYRYERPQKGRYRQFSQVGAEALGAEDPALDAELIILADDAFRSLGLREYRLLLNSLGDKQCRPVYRAALQEFLRGLDLDEDTRNRAEINPLRVLDDKREAVQAQLTGAPLLRDFLCEDCKAYDEQVRALLTAAGVAFVDDPKLVRGLDYYTRTTFEFVHNGLGAQSAIGGGGRYDGLSEMLGGPALPSVGWGLGVDRIYLALEAEGVELDVPATTSVYAVALGEEAKNVLFAKVTELRRAGVATDLAFGVKGIKNAMKSADRSGARFALVAGDRDLAEGVVQLKDMTTGEQNPVALEALVTTLKEKQL, from the coding sequence TTGAGCACCTTCACCGCCCCCAAGGGCACCTACGACCTGCTGCCGCCCAGCTCCGCGACCTTCCTGGCCGTGCGCCAGGCGCTGGCCGCACCGCTGCGCCGGGCCGGCTACGGCTACATCGAGACCCCGGTCTTCGAGGACGTCAAGCTCTTCTCCCGCGGCGTCGGTGAGTCCACCGACATCGTCACCAAGGAGATGTTCACCCTCACCAAGCGCGGCAAGGAGGACCTCGCGCTGCGTCCCGAGGGCACCGCCTCGGTGGTCCGCGCGGTGCTCGAGGGCAACCTGCACAAGCTCGGCAACCTGCCGGTCAAGGTCTGGTACTCGGGCAACTTCTACCGCTACGAGCGGCCGCAGAAGGGCCGTTACCGGCAGTTCTCCCAGGTCGGCGCCGAGGCGCTGGGCGCCGAGGACCCCGCGCTGGACGCCGAGCTGATCATCCTGGCCGACGACGCGTTCCGCTCGCTGGGCCTGCGCGAGTACCGGCTGCTGCTCAACAGCCTGGGCGACAAGCAGTGTCGCCCGGTCTACCGCGCCGCGCTGCAGGAGTTCCTGCGCGGCCTGGACCTGGACGAGGACACCCGCAACCGGGCGGAGATCAACCCGCTGCGGGTGCTGGACGACAAGCGCGAGGCCGTGCAGGCCCAGCTGACCGGCGCCCCGCTGCTGCGCGACTTCCTCTGCGAGGACTGCAAGGCCTACGACGAGCAGGTCCGCGCGCTGCTGACCGCGGCCGGCGTGGCCTTCGTCGACGACCCCAAGCTGGTCCGCGGGCTGGACTACTACACCCGCACCACCTTCGAGTTCGTCCACAACGGCCTGGGCGCGCAGTCCGCGATCGGCGGCGGTGGCCGCTACGACGGCCTGTCCGAGATGCTCGGCGGCCCCGCGCTGCCCTCGGTCGGCTGGGGCCTGGGCGTGGACCGGATCTACCTCGCGCTGGAGGCCGAGGGCGTCGAGCTCGACGTGCCCGCCACCACCTCGGTGTACGCGGTGGCCCTCGGCGAGGAGGCCAAGAACGTGCTCTTCGCCAAGGTGACCGAGCTGCGCCGGGCCGGGGTGGCCACCGACCTCGCTTTCGGCGTCAAGGGCATCAAGAACGCCATGAAGTCCGCCGACCGCTCCGGGGCCCGCTTCGCCCTGGTCGCCGGTGACCGTGATCTCGCCGAAGGGGTCGTCCAGCTCAAGGACATGACCACCGGCGAGCAGAACCCGGTCGCACTCGAAGCACTCGTCACCACCCTGAAGGAGAAGCAGCTGTGA
- a CDS encoding MBL fold metallo-hydrolase, whose translation MFIAGFPAGAWGTNCYLVAPAAGEECVIVDPGMDATEGVEAMIREHRLKPVAVVLTHGHIDHVASVMPICGAKGVPAWIHPDDRFMLTDPEKALGRSLGAQLLGELTIGEPDDVRELTDGSVLELAGLELTVDHAPGHTKGSVTFRTPATEEIPPVLFSGDLLFAGSIGRTDLPGGDHDAIMRSLARVCLPLDDATVVLSGHGTQTTIGRERATNPYLRQAAGAIPQAGGAAPAAVRRGM comes from the coding sequence GTGTTCATCGCCGGATTTCCCGCCGGAGCGTGGGGCACCAACTGCTACCTCGTGGCGCCGGCCGCCGGCGAGGAGTGCGTGATCGTCGACCCGGGGATGGACGCCACCGAGGGTGTCGAGGCGATGATCCGCGAGCACCGGCTGAAGCCGGTCGCGGTGGTGCTCACCCACGGCCACATCGACCACGTGGCCTCGGTGATGCCGATCTGCGGCGCCAAGGGCGTGCCGGCCTGGATCCACCCCGACGACCGGTTCATGCTGACCGACCCGGAGAAGGCGCTGGGCCGCTCGCTCGGCGCGCAGCTGCTGGGCGAGCTGACCATCGGCGAGCCGGACGACGTGCGGGAGCTGACCGACGGCTCGGTGCTGGAGCTGGCCGGCCTCGAGCTCACCGTCGACCACGCGCCCGGCCATACCAAGGGGTCGGTGACGTTCCGGACGCCTGCCACCGAAGAGATCCCGCCGGTTCTCTTCTCGGGCGACCTGCTCTTCGCCGGCTCCATCGGGCGCACGGACCTGCCCGGCGGCGACCACGACGCGATCATGCGCTCGCTGGCCCGGGTGTGCCTGCCCCTCGACGACGCCACCGTGGTCCTGTCCGGCCACGGCACCCAGACCACCATCGGCCGCGAGCGCGCCACCAACCCCTACCTCAGGCAAGCGGCGGGGGCGATCCCCCAGGCGGGCGGCGCAGCTCCCGCGGCCGTGCGACGAGGAATGTGA